The following coding sequences lie in one Alloacidobacterium dinghuense genomic window:
- a CDS encoding polyphosphate kinase 2 family protein: MAGRLVSSPYLVKPHQKVKLSHFPTADTGRYRNKEEAAADLEQHRQKLDELQELLTADCKHAVLIVLQGMDTAGKDGTIRHIFTGVNPQACNVTPFKVPTPLELRHDFLWRAHRNVPQYGTIGIFNRSHYEDVLVTRVHKQVSDKLVKERFQQIVNFEKTLAENNVTVLKFFLHISREEQTRRLAERLADKDKQWKVSEADFAERGFWPQYVKAYQDAIENTSRKHAPWFIIPADHKWYRNVAISEILVNAIGKLKMKYPKPNFDPSKIKL, translated from the coding sequence ATGGCTGGACGGCTCGTCTCAAGCCCGTATTTGGTTAAGCCTCATCAAAAAGTAAAGCTCTCTCACTTTCCCACCGCAGATACCGGACGCTATCGAAACAAGGAAGAAGCTGCAGCCGATCTGGAGCAGCATCGTCAGAAGCTCGACGAGTTGCAGGAACTGCTCACGGCTGATTGCAAACATGCCGTGCTGATTGTCCTTCAGGGCATGGACACAGCAGGAAAAGACGGCACCATTCGCCACATCTTTACCGGCGTCAACCCGCAGGCGTGCAATGTAACTCCCTTCAAAGTTCCTACGCCTCTAGAACTGCGCCACGACTTTCTGTGGCGGGCACATCGCAATGTTCCGCAGTACGGAACCATCGGCATCTTTAACCGTTCGCATTACGAAGACGTTCTGGTAACACGCGTACACAAACAGGTTTCAGACAAGCTGGTGAAAGAACGCTTCCAGCAGATCGTCAATTTCGAAAAGACACTTGCAGAAAATAACGTTACCGTCCTGAAATTCTTTCTGCACATCAGCCGCGAAGAGCAGACGCGCCGTCTCGCCGAGCGCCTGGCTGACAAAGATAAGCAATGGAAAGTCAGCGAAGCAGATTTTGCAGAGCGTGGGTTCTGGCCGCAGTATGTGAAGGCGTATCAGGATGCAATTGAGAACACCAGCCGTAAGCATGCGCCGTGGTTCATCATTCCGGCCGATCACAAGTGGTATCGCAATGTAGCTATCTCAGAGATTCTTGTAAACGCGATCGGCAAGCTGAAGATGAAATATCCCAAACCCAACTTCGATCCCAGCAAGATCAAGCTTTAG
- a CDS encoding FecR family protein: MSAGRNLLAVLACAVSLACSASPLHADADDPPAVVGRLHAMQGSVSVQPADVDQWSQVAENYPVATGDRIYSDQNSRAEIQLGSMAVRMWQTTDLTFTNLADQLTQLGLAQGSIRVRTFSLNPGAQVEVDTPNGSLTVVQPGDFRVDSYTSDGGTVVTVNSGQVQVTGPGLSEYVNAGQSIQLQGTNPIQIASIQVPNPDAFDSWCVDRDRHILNAQAGQYVGRNVVGYDDLDGYGAWSNDADYGPVWYPGGVAVDWVPYRFGHWVWVGPWGWTWVEDEPWGYAPFHYGRWAFIGSRWGWIPGPIVAYPVWSPAFVAFAGGGGFAVGVGGVAAWFPLGPGEPFYPWYHCSTTYIRNINVTNINITRIRNVTVVNNYNTFINHVNNLNDVHINYANRTRAFTAVNGNAFASAHPVRENMVRVDPSQIEHAQVIPHPSISPTMEAKVPHPVNTVRVATTRPTLLVHGGQEEQARPGAPLQNVPRTPTHQEAGNLQQPRPTTGNQPSRPVVPEENLNRQQTEPRPLVTRTQPPPQQPKFEEKQKAMDSHPGRPLEPQQIDNLRQGKPAGVPQDREWPSHTESVPHQESPRPSPHR; this comes from the coding sequence ATGTCAGCCGGTAGAAATCTCCTCGCAGTGCTTGCCTGTGCGGTCTCGCTTGCCTGCAGCGCATCACCACTTCATGCGGATGCGGATGATCCGCCTGCAGTCGTTGGGCGGCTGCATGCCATGCAGGGAAGCGTTTCCGTTCAGCCTGCCGACGTGGACCAATGGAGCCAGGTAGCAGAAAACTATCCCGTCGCGACAGGCGATCGCATTTACAGTGATCAGAATTCTCGCGCCGAAATACAGCTGGGCTCAATGGCAGTACGCATGTGGCAGACGACCGACCTCACCTTCACGAATCTCGCCGATCAATTGACACAACTGGGCTTGGCACAAGGCAGCATACGGGTGCGCACGTTTTCCCTGAATCCCGGTGCGCAGGTTGAGGTCGACACACCGAACGGTTCGCTGACAGTTGTTCAGCCAGGCGATTTTCGCGTCGACTCCTACACCAGCGACGGCGGTACCGTGGTTACTGTCAACAGTGGGCAGGTGCAGGTGACAGGTCCGGGCCTCTCGGAATACGTCAACGCCGGACAATCGATCCAGCTTCAAGGAACCAATCCAATTCAGATTGCCTCCATCCAGGTTCCTAATCCGGATGCGTTCGATAGCTGGTGCGTCGATCGAGACCGGCACATCCTGAATGCGCAGGCAGGACAATATGTGGGCCGCAACGTAGTGGGTTACGACGATCTGGACGGATACGGCGCATGGTCAAACGATGCCGACTATGGTCCCGTATGGTACCCCGGTGGAGTCGCTGTTGACTGGGTTCCATACCGTTTCGGCCACTGGGTCTGGGTTGGGCCGTGGGGATGGACATGGGTAGAAGATGAGCCGTGGGGATATGCGCCGTTCCACTATGGCCGCTGGGCCTTCATTGGTTCGCGCTGGGGCTGGATACCCGGGCCGATCGTAGCTTATCCGGTGTGGTCACCTGCTTTTGTCGCCTTCGCAGGCGGTGGAGGATTTGCCGTAGGCGTGGGCGGCGTCGCAGCATGGTTTCCGTTGGGACCAGGCGAGCCGTTTTATCCCTGGTACCACTGCAGCACTACTTATATTCGCAATATCAACGTGACGAATATCAACATCACGCGCATCCGCAATGTGACTGTAGTCAACAACTACAACACCTTTATCAATCATGTGAACAACCTGAACGATGTTCACATCAACTACGCCAACCGCACACGCGCATTCACAGCAGTAAACGGGAACGCATTTGCTTCCGCGCATCCGGTGCGCGAAAACATGGTGCGCGTCGACCCGTCGCAGATTGAGCACGCCCAGGTCATCCCGCATCCATCCATTTCGCCCACCATGGAAGCCAAGGTTCCGCATCCGGTAAATACTGTTCGAGTAGCAACAACGCGGCCAACGTTGCTGGTTCATGGCGGCCAGGAAGAGCAGGCAAGGCCTGGTGCTCCTTTACAGAATGTGCCACGAACCCCAACGCATCAGGAGGCAGGAAATCTACAGCAACCGCGTCCCACGACTGGGAACCAGCCATCGAGGCCCGTTGTGCCTGAAGAAAACCTGAACCGTCAACAAACCGAGCCACGCCCGTTAGTCACGCGCACTCAGCCACCGCCTCAGCAGCCGAAGTTCGAAGAAAAGCAGAAGGCGATGGATTCGCATCCCGGACGCCCACTCGAACCGCAGCAAATCGACAATCTGCGCCAAGGCAAGCCTGCGGGTGTGCCGCAGGATCGGGAGTGGCCATCGCATACGGAGTCCGTACCTCATCAGGAGTCACCGCGTCCGTCACCGCACCGCTAA
- a CDS encoding NADH:flavin oxidoreductase/NADH oxidase, producing the protein MAADNVASLFAPLEIGNITLPNRIVVSPMCQYSSEDGFANDWHLVHLGSRAAGGASLVITEATAVTAEGRISPRDLGLWKDEHIIPLKRIVDFLHGLGAFAGVQLAHAGRKASMSPPWMGERIMAVEEGGWDEVVAPSPIPFAPHYKQPTQLDEAGIKRIVEAFAQAARRAVLAGFDVIEIHAAHGYLLHEFLSPLSNHRSDTYGSSLENRLRFLMQVVDAVRDWWPEEKPLFVRISATDWADAGWNVQSSIALAAQLRLRKVDLIDVSSGGLVPGVKIPVGPGYQTHFSEQIRRHTGVLTGTVGMITEPAQADHILRTGQADLVLMAREFLRDPYWALHAADDLGQRIAWPVQYLRAAGGAVPSREPITADEAESLRLA; encoded by the coding sequence ATGGCCGCCGACAATGTAGCTAGTCTTTTTGCTCCGCTTGAAATTGGAAACATTACGCTGCCGAACCGGATCGTGGTATCTCCCATGTGTCAGTACTCGTCTGAAGATGGTTTCGCAAACGATTGGCATTTGGTACATCTCGGCAGCCGAGCGGCCGGCGGCGCCAGCCTGGTCATAACGGAGGCAACAGCCGTCACGGCAGAAGGCCGCATCAGCCCCCGTGATCTTGGCCTGTGGAAGGACGAGCATATCATTCCACTCAAGCGGATCGTTGATTTCCTGCATGGTCTTGGAGCCTTCGCCGGTGTCCAGCTTGCGCATGCGGGGCGCAAGGCAAGCATGAGCCCGCCATGGATGGGCGAGCGCATCATGGCCGTCGAAGAAGGTGGATGGGATGAAGTGGTAGCGCCCAGTCCGATTCCATTCGCACCACATTACAAGCAGCCGACACAGTTGGATGAAGCGGGAATCAAGCGCATCGTCGAAGCCTTTGCGCAGGCGGCTCGTCGTGCCGTGCTCGCCGGATTCGACGTCATCGAGATTCACGCAGCACACGGCTATTTATTGCATGAGTTCCTCAGCCCATTAAGTAATCATCGCAGTGACACATACGGTAGCTCGCTGGAGAACCGCTTGCGCTTTCTCATGCAGGTAGTGGATGCCGTGCGCGATTGGTGGCCCGAAGAAAAGCCTCTTTTCGTCCGCATTTCGGCAACTGATTGGGCCGACGCAGGATGGAACGTGCAAAGCTCAATCGCACTCGCCGCGCAATTGCGGCTGCGCAAAGTGGATCTGATCGATGTTTCATCGGGGGGGCTGGTTCCGGGAGTGAAGATTCCCGTTGGCCCCGGATACCAGACTCATTTTTCCGAGCAGATTCGCAGGCATACCGGAGTTCTGACCGGCACCGTAGGTATGATTACCGAACCAGCGCAGGCCGATCACATTCTGCGCACCGGTCAGGCAGACCTGGTGCTGATGGCACGCGAATTCCTGCGCGATCCCTACTGGGCGTTGCACGCAGCCGATGATCTCGGACAGAGAATCGCCTGGCCTGTGCAGTACCTGCGTGCCGCCGGCGGCGCTGTTCCGTCACGCGAACCGATCACGGCTGACGAAGCTGAGTCATTGCGTCTCGCATAG
- a CDS encoding dihydroorotase — MKSILIRGGRVVDPSSGVDADRDVLLKDGRVAAVDAPGKLNASTKQEAAEIVDAQGLVVAPGLVDIHVHLREPGQGYKETITSGTAAAAAGGFTAVCAMPNTVPVNDSPETTRWMQSPERGAQIRVFPIAAATRGSMGEALTEYGALKAAGAVGVTDDGKPILGEAIMRQTLAAAARAGLPVIQHAEDTRMTAGCSMNAGALAFRLGLRGMPVEAESSLVERDIRLLAEMKNGRAHLHVAHLSTAKALEAVKSARRNGLHVTCEVAPHHFVLNEEAVAEYNTHAKMNPPLRSEADREAMLEGIIEGAVDSIATDHAPHAAHEKEQEFERAPNGITGLETALGLTMAVLHGKHKLPLSRIISLLSTQPAAVLNLKGRGSLAVGSFADVVIFDPKKQWTFHASASKSKSKNTPFDGWTMLGAVSVTISEGRIVYSG; from the coding sequence ATGAAGTCGATTCTCATTCGCGGAGGCCGCGTTGTTGATCCATCGTCGGGCGTCGACGCTGACCGTGATGTGCTGCTGAAGGATGGCCGGGTCGCCGCGGTGGATGCGCCGGGCAAGCTAAATGCCTCGACGAAACAAGAAGCTGCTGAAATAGTCGACGCACAGGGACTCGTCGTTGCACCGGGACTGGTTGATATTCATGTGCATCTGCGCGAGCCGGGACAAGGCTACAAAGAGACGATCACATCTGGCACAGCGGCGGCAGCGGCGGGCGGTTTCACTGCAGTCTGCGCCATGCCAAATACGGTTCCCGTAAATGACTCTCCGGAGACGACGCGCTGGATGCAATCTCCGGAGCGGGGCGCGCAGATTCGTGTCTTTCCGATCGCTGCTGCCACGCGTGGCAGCATGGGTGAGGCGCTGACCGAGTATGGCGCGCTTAAGGCAGCAGGCGCTGTCGGAGTCACTGATGACGGCAAGCCGATCCTCGGCGAAGCAATCATGCGCCAGACGCTTGCGGCAGCAGCCCGTGCCGGTCTTCCTGTGATCCAACACGCCGAAGATACGCGCATGACTGCAGGCTGCTCGATGAATGCAGGAGCACTGGCCTTCCGTCTCGGTTTGCGCGGTATGCCGGTAGAGGCCGAGTCGAGCCTCGTCGAGCGCGATATCCGGTTGCTTGCCGAGATGAAGAACGGTCGCGCGCATCTGCACGTGGCACATTTGTCTACAGCAAAGGCGTTGGAAGCGGTCAAGAGCGCACGTCGCAATGGTCTGCACGTTACCTGCGAAGTCGCTCCGCATCATTTCGTGCTCAATGAAGAGGCGGTCGCGGAATATAACACGCACGCCAAGATGAATCCCCCGCTGCGATCGGAAGCCGACCGCGAGGCAATGCTGGAAGGCATTATCGAAGGCGCAGTAGATTCGATCGCCACAGACCACGCGCCTCACGCCGCGCACGAAAAAGAGCAGGAATTCGAGCGTGCGCCGAATGGGATCACGGGCCTTGAAACCGCTCTTGGGCTGACAATGGCTGTGTTGCATGGCAAACATAAACTGCCGTTGAGCCGCATCATTTCTCTGTTAAGTACACAACCTGCCGCCGTACTGAATCTAAAGGGGCGCGGCAGCCTTGCTGTGGGTTCTTTTGCGGACGTCGTGATCTTCGATCCAAAGAAGCAATGGACCTTCCATGCCTCGGCATCGAAATCGAAGTCGAAAAATACGCCCTTTGATGGCTGGACGATGCTGGGCGCGGTCTCGGTAACGATCAGCGAGGGGCGCATCGTCTATAGCGGTTGA
- a CDS encoding MerR family transcriptional regulator, with translation MQKQKHATQRGAASTAIPDKLYFRIGEVARLCKVQSYVLRFWESEFPQLKPNKSGTGQRLYRKRDVEMALQIKHLLHEEGYTIAGARQLLQSEGREARKAHNSQSELPLRAELAGLKKDKSEVRLQRLRKELKELLGMLSVSPAPIPHDRKSRKTTPIERPNLFGE, from the coding sequence ATGCAGAAGCAAAAACACGCCACACAACGAGGAGCGGCATCCACCGCCATTCCAGACAAGCTGTACTTTCGCATCGGCGAAGTCGCCCGGCTTTGCAAAGTGCAGTCCTATGTTCTCCGCTTCTGGGAGTCGGAATTTCCTCAACTCAAGCCGAATAAGAGCGGAACTGGGCAGCGTCTCTATCGCAAGCGTGACGTGGAAATGGCGCTACAGATCAAGCATCTGCTGCACGAAGAAGGCTACACAATTGCGGGCGCACGCCAGTTGCTGCAATCCGAAGGGCGCGAAGCGCGCAAGGCACACAACTCGCAGTCAGAGCTTCCTTTGCGAGCAGAGTTGGCCGGGCTCAAGAAGGACAAGAGTGAAGTGCGGTTGCAACGTCTCCGGAAAGAATTAAAAGAGCTGCTGGGGATGCTTTCCGTTTCGCCGGCTCCGATTCCGCACGACCGCAAATCGAGAAAAACAACACCCATCGAGCGCCCCAATCTCTTCGGAGAATAA
- a CDS encoding aspartate carbamoyltransferase catalytic subunit, whose protein sequence is MPKSPAKPRQTTATSTPQTLSHHPGSVLSVADLSLDDVSSILKAASTLESEDPLKRMKHLFKRRVSLLFYESSTRTRTSFELAAKQLGADTVLVSALSSSIEKGESLKDTGITLRALGAECVILRHPSSGAPYMLSRATGLPVLNAGDGMHEHPSQALLDLRTILSRLRGTKTTPVSEITLKGVTITICGDIFHSRVARSNMLMLPRLGARVLLSGPQALLPEASASAGPGITIERDFDKALKQSQIVMMLRIQAERLAGLNVDLDEYKLRYQANSERITAHAPNALILHPGPMIRGLEITSEVADGPQSAIAEQVRHGVSVRMALLVRALTSKTSGQATKGKRK, encoded by the coding sequence ATGCCGAAATCGCCAGCTAAGCCGCGCCAAACGACCGCAACCAGCACGCCACAAACTCTTTCACATCATCCAGGATCGGTTCTTTCTGTTGCTGATCTGAGTCTGGACGATGTCTCTTCGATACTTAAGGCTGCATCAACGCTTGAGAGCGAAGATCCCTTAAAGCGCATGAAGCATCTCTTCAAGCGCCGCGTGTCGTTGCTCTTCTACGAATCGAGCACGCGTACGAGAACGTCGTTTGAATTGGCGGCCAAACAGCTTGGCGCGGACACTGTGCTGGTGAGTGCCCTTTCATCCAGCATTGAAAAGGGCGAGTCGCTCAAGGACACAGGCATCACGCTGCGCGCGCTTGGCGCTGAGTGCGTCATTCTGCGCCATCCCTCGTCCGGAGCGCCATATATGCTTTCGCGAGCTACAGGCCTTCCGGTACTGAATGCAGGCGACGGCATGCACGAGCACCCATCGCAGGCGCTGCTAGATCTGCGCACCATCCTGAGTCGCCTACGGGGGACGAAGACCACGCCTGTTTCTGAAATAACGCTCAAGGGCGTGACTATCACGATCTGCGGTGATATCTTCCATAGCCGCGTGGCTCGTTCAAATATGTTGATGCTGCCCCGCCTGGGCGCACGCGTGCTTCTCTCTGGACCACAGGCCTTGCTACCCGAAGCGTCTGCTTCTGCTGGCCCCGGCATCACCATCGAGCGTGATTTCGATAAAGCACTGAAACAATCTCAGATTGTCATGATGCTCCGCATTCAGGCGGAGCGCCTGGCTGGATTGAATGTAGATCTTGATGAATACAAGCTGCGCTATCAGGCAAACTCAGAGCGCATTACAGCGCATGCGCCAAATGCTTTGATCCTGCATCCCGGCCCGATGATTCGTGGCCTCGAAATAACGAGTGAGGTTGCCGATGGCCCGCAATCGGCGATCGCCGAGCAGGTGAGGCACGGCGTTTCGGTTCGTATGGCTCTGCTGGTGCGCGCGCTCACGTCGAAAACATCGGGTCAGGCAACGAAAGGAAAGCGCAAATGA
- a CDS encoding zinc ribbon domain-containing protein produces MSCHRCGTTLATPEIFCPHCGAPQLRFEPSDEQQPYQAQGNGSTRAGNQLIAWRPAVQAALIVALPVGILSSLFDFGILWVLAGGFCAIALYQRKAAPILSPGAGWRIGMLVGMLAAFLSTLVDGLSMVVERYGLHHGASIDQKLIALTQQMTDQMVHQNPEAAQQIPWFIHFWLSPDGHAAVVLFMSSFAAIMMIAFSSIGGVLGARVLGARKRVSLHS; encoded by the coding sequence TTGTCCTGCCACCGCTGCGGCACAACTCTGGCTACACCCGAGATCTTTTGCCCGCATTGCGGAGCACCGCAGCTACGCTTCGAACCTTCTGACGAACAGCAGCCCTATCAGGCCCAAGGAAACGGGAGCACGCGCGCGGGAAATCAGCTCATCGCGTGGCGGCCTGCCGTTCAGGCAGCTCTCATTGTGGCGCTGCCGGTAGGCATACTTAGTTCGCTGTTTGACTTCGGCATTCTCTGGGTGTTAGCTGGCGGATTTTGCGCCATTGCTCTCTATCAGCGTAAAGCGGCACCCATCCTCAGTCCGGGAGCCGGGTGGCGCATCGGCATGCTGGTAGGCATGCTGGCTGCTTTTCTATCCACGCTTGTGGATGGTTTGAGCATGGTAGTCGAACGCTACGGTCTGCATCACGGTGCGTCCATCGATCAAAAGCTGATTGCACTTACACAGCAGATGACCGACCAGATGGTGCATCAGAACCCCGAGGCAGCGCAGCAAATCCCCTGGTTTATTCACTTCTGGCTTTCACCTGACGGGCATGCAGCAGTTGTCCTGTTCATGTCTTCATTTGCGGCGATCATGATGATCGCGTTTTCCTCGATTGGCGGGGTACTTGGCGCCCGCGTGCTGGGAGCGCGCAAGCGGGTCTCCCTTCATTCGTAA
- the pyrR gene encoding bifunctional pyr operon transcriptional regulator/uracil phosphoribosyltransferase PyrR, which produces MTDTQTVSKPVLREKGRIMSASEIERTLVRLAHEIIEKNNGSANLGLVGVQRRGVPLAQRLASLIGNIEKHPVDIGTLDISFYRDDLSTKDIRPVVNPGDLGFDVNGRDVVLVDDVLYTGRTVRAALDALFDHGRPRRVQLLALIDRGHRELPIEATFVGRTVQTSSGEIIEVKLREIDKDEQVLIVERVD; this is translated from the coding sequence ATGACAGACACACAGACAGTCTCCAAACCGGTGCTTCGCGAGAAGGGCCGCATCATGTCCGCCTCAGAGATTGAGCGGACGCTGGTCCGGCTCGCCCACGAGATCATCGAGAAGAACAATGGCAGTGCAAATCTGGGCCTTGTCGGAGTGCAGCGGCGCGGTGTCCCTCTCGCTCAACGCCTGGCTAGTTTGATCGGCAACATCGAAAAGCACCCTGTCGATATTGGCACTCTCGATATCAGCTTTTACCGCGACGATCTCTCGACCAAAGATATTCGCCCGGTGGTGAATCCGGGCGATCTGGGTTTTGATGTCAATGGACGTGACGTCGTCCTCGTCGATGATGTTCTTTATACCGGACGCACTGTGCGCGCCGCGCTCGATGCACTGTTCGATCATGGCCGACCGCGCCGCGTGCAACTCCTTGCGTTGATCGATCGTGGACATCGCGAGCTGCCTATCGAGGCCACCTTTGTGGGAAGAACGGTTCAGACCAGCAGCGGCGAAATTATCGAGGTTAAGCTGCGCGAAATTGATAAGGATGAGCAGGTGTTGATCGTCGAACGTGTGGATTAG
- a CDS encoding CADD family putative folate metabolism protein, protein MEAIRNEFFVQAEERIERYNLLKHPFYTAWTAGELTREDLREYAAEYWHHVSAFPSYLSALHSRLDDCVTRRMVATNLADEEGVGAPDGRAHSDLWMDFARGMGANEVEVKTRAPRPETQRLISSFRSIASEGSTAAALAAFYAYESRVPAIAHEKAAGLKDHYGADAATMRYFTLHQTADVLHADVWRTLIAGELAKSPESAPEALTAAEQTAAALWFALDGVERNRQARRSLTTANA, encoded by the coding sequence GTGGAAGCCATCAGAAATGAGTTTTTTGTTCAGGCGGAAGAGCGCATCGAGCGCTATAACCTTTTGAAGCATCCCTTTTACACGGCTTGGACGGCAGGGGAGTTAACTCGTGAAGATCTGAGGGAATACGCCGCGGAATACTGGCATCATGTGTCTGCTTTCCCCTCATATCTGAGCGCGCTGCATTCTCGGCTCGATGACTGTGTGACGCGGCGGATGGTGGCCACCAATCTTGCCGATGAAGAAGGCGTCGGCGCGCCGGATGGTCGGGCACATAGCGATCTGTGGATGGATTTCGCTAGAGGCATGGGGGCTAACGAAGTCGAGGTGAAGACACGTGCGCCACGACCGGAAACTCAGCGGTTGATCTCTTCATTCAGGAGCATTGCTAGCGAAGGGAGTACCGCAGCCGCTCTGGCCGCATTCTATGCGTATGAATCGCGTGTTCCGGCGATTGCGCATGAGAAGGCCGCTGGGCTAAAGGACCACTATGGCGCAGACGCGGCTACGATGCGCTATTTCACATTGCATCAGACAGCGGATGTATTGCATGCCGATGTCTGGCGCACGTTGATTGCCGGCGAACTGGCCAAGAGTCCGGAATCGGCTCCGGAGGCGCTCACGGCGGCAGAGCAGACTGCGGCTGCGTTATGGTTTGCCCTTGATGGCGTGGAGCGGAATCGACAGGCGCGCAGGTCTCTCACAACGGCAAACGCCTGA
- the tatA gene encoding twin-arginine translocase TatA/TatE family subunit produces MLDNLFTPTHLLIILVIALLIFGPRKLPELGKGLGEGLRGFKDGIKGGSNTEAPKQETVTKNEVTPQTK; encoded by the coding sequence ATGCTCGATAATCTGTTTACACCGACGCATTTACTCATCATTCTCGTCATCGCGCTGCTGATCTTCGGACCGCGCAAGCTCCCTGAGCTTGGCAAAGGTCTCGGTGAAGGACTGCGTGGCTTCAAGGATGGCATCAAGGGCGGCAGCAATACCGAAGCTCCGAAGCAGGAAACCGTAACGAAAAACGAAGTGACGCCGCAGACGAAATAG